A window of the Brachyhypopomus gauderio isolate BG-103 chromosome 14, BGAUD_0.2, whole genome shotgun sequence genome harbors these coding sequences:
- the LOC143475308 gene encoding protein kinase C delta type-like isoform X2 — MRVYKYHVQYNFISVRVKMMSWKDIKRRCLWCWCCGGTQEDSDTEEEPRRERIKKKKRKNKRAPKQETDNTHRLTPLNKSAVDEACVELLQDPRDEIGNSCSRPLETPVSKCALDEACEEHINNVLDDIEDSRSRPLGLTPVDEACEDLHALPDETEESDNPPLDASQCGPLCEGSSPRPLSEISHQKRITLEHFTFHKVLGKGGYGKVFLAELKGREEWFAVKAMKKDVLINDDVENTMVEKRVLSLGWDCPFLTHLYCTFQTKEHLFFVMEYVNGGELYFHKQKKERLDLNRATFYAAEIVCGLQFLHGKGVIHRDLKLDNVLLDGEGHVKITDFGLCKENVFGDNLTKTFCGTPEYTAPEILLEQQYSFSVDWWSFGVLVYGMLVGVLPFDGDDKEELYEAILNDTPVFPPWINMDTRNMLKGLFERDPAQRLGVVSNIRGHSFFKTVDWTALERREIEPPYKPNVTSHNDCSNFDQGILSEEPLLSQCEEGSLDSMDQTAFAGFSFINPRMEPLLQQ; from the exons ATGAGGGTATATAAGTACCATGTACAGTATAATTTCATATCAGTTCGTGTAAAAATGATGTCGTGGAAGGATATTAAAAGGAGGTGcctctggtgctggtgctgcGGAGGAACCCAAGAAGACTCTGACACAGAGGAAGAACCCAGAAGAGAGagaattaaaaagaaaaaaagaaaaaacaaaagagCACCAAAACAGGAGACAGACAACACCCATCGCCTGA CACCTTTGAACAAAAGTGCTGTGGATGAAGCTTGTGTGGAACTCCTCCAAGATCCCCGTGATGAGATTGGGAACTCTTGCAGCCGACCTCTAG AAACACCTGTGAGTAAATGTGCTCTGGATGAGGCCTGTGAGGAGCACATCAACAATGTCCTTGATGACATTGAGGACTCTCGTAGCCGACCTCTAG GACTTACACCTGTGGACGAGGCCTGTGAGGATCTCCACGCTCTCCCGGACGAGACCGAGGAGTCTGACAACCCACCTCTAG ATGCGTCTCAATGCGGTCCTCTGTGTGAGGGTTCGAGTCCTCGCCCCCTGTCCGAGATCAGCCACCAGAAACGCATCACTCTCGAGCACTTCACCTTCCACAAAGTGCTTGGCAAAGGAGGCTATGGCAAG GTATTTCTTGCTGAACTTAAGGGAAGGGAGGAATGGTTTGCTGTGAAAGCCATGAAGAAAGACGTGCTGATCAATGATGATGTAGAGAACACCATGGTGGAGAAGCGGGTGCTGTCTCTGGGATGGGACTGTCCCTTCCTAACGCACCTTTACTGCACCTTTCAGACCAAG GAACACTTGTTCTTTGTCATGGAGTATGTGAACGGAGGTGAACTGTACTTCCACAAACAGAAGAAAGAACGCTTAGACCTCAACAGAGCCAC ATTCTATGCAGCTGAAATTGTTTGTGGACTCCAGTTCCTTCATGGAAAGGGCGTCatccacag GGATCTCAAGTTGGACAACGTGCTGCTAGACGGAGAAGGTCATGTAAAGATAACAGATTTTGGCTTGTGTAAAGAGAATGTTTTTGGAGACAATCTTACCAAAACATTCTGTGGGACACCAGAATACACGGCCCCTGAG atcctTCTGGAACAGCAGTATTCCTTCTCAGTGGACTGGTGGTCTTTTGGTGTGCTGGTGTATGGGATGCTGGTTGGTGTGCTTCCATTCGATGGAGATGATAAAGAGGAGCTTTATGAGGCCATCCTTAATGACACACCTGTCTTCCCTCCCTGGATCAATATGGATACCAGAAACATGCTGAAAGGA CTGTTTGAGCGAGACCCTGCTCAAAGACTGGGTGTTGTGAGCAACATTCGAGGTCATTCATTTTTCAAGACCGTTGACTGGACTGctctggagaggagagaaatTGAACCCCCTTATAAGCCAAATGTG acATCACACAACGACTGCAGCAACTTCGACCAGGGGATTTTAAGTGAGGAGCCCCTCCTGTCCCAGTGTGAGGAAGGTTCGCTTGATTCAATGGACCAGACTGCATTTGCTGGCTTTTCCTTCATCAACCCGAGGATGGAGCCTCTCCTGCAGCAGTGA
- the LOC143475308 gene encoding protein kinase C delta type-like isoform X1, with the protein MRVYKYHVQYNFISVRVKMMSWKDIKRRCLWCWCCGGTQEDSDTEEEPRRERIKKKKRKNKRAPKQETDNTHRLIAPLNKSAVDEACVELLQDPRDEIGNSCSRPLETPVSKCALDEACEEHINNVLDDIEDSRSRPLGLTPVDEACEDLHALPDETEESDNPPLDASQCGPLCEGSSPRPLSEISHQKRITLEHFTFHKVLGKGGYGKVFLAELKGREEWFAVKAMKKDVLINDDVENTMVEKRVLSLGWDCPFLTHLYCTFQTKEHLFFVMEYVNGGELYFHKQKKERLDLNRATFYAAEIVCGLQFLHGKGVIHRDLKLDNVLLDGEGHVKITDFGLCKENVFGDNLTKTFCGTPEYTAPEILLEQQYSFSVDWWSFGVLVYGMLVGVLPFDGDDKEELYEAILNDTPVFPPWINMDTRNMLKGLFERDPAQRLGVVSNIRGHSFFKTVDWTALERREIEPPYKPNVTSHNDCSNFDQGILSEEPLLSQCEEGSLDSMDQTAFAGFSFINPRMEPLLQQ; encoded by the exons ATGAGGGTATATAAGTACCATGTACAGTATAATTTCATATCAGTTCGTGTAAAAATGATGTCGTGGAAGGATATTAAAAGGAGGTGcctctggtgctggtgctgcGGAGGAACCCAAGAAGACTCTGACACAGAGGAAGAACCCAGAAGAGAGagaattaaaaagaaaaaaagaaaaaacaaaagagCACCAAAACAGGAGACAGACAACACCCATCGCCTGA TAGCACCTTTGAACAAAAGTGCTGTGGATGAAGCTTGTGTGGAACTCCTCCAAGATCCCCGTGATGAGATTGGGAACTCTTGCAGCCGACCTCTAG AAACACCTGTGAGTAAATGTGCTCTGGATGAGGCCTGTGAGGAGCACATCAACAATGTCCTTGATGACATTGAGGACTCTCGTAGCCGACCTCTAG GACTTACACCTGTGGACGAGGCCTGTGAGGATCTCCACGCTCTCCCGGACGAGACCGAGGAGTCTGACAACCCACCTCTAG ATGCGTCTCAATGCGGTCCTCTGTGTGAGGGTTCGAGTCCTCGCCCCCTGTCCGAGATCAGCCACCAGAAACGCATCACTCTCGAGCACTTCACCTTCCACAAAGTGCTTGGCAAAGGAGGCTATGGCAAG GTATTTCTTGCTGAACTTAAGGGAAGGGAGGAATGGTTTGCTGTGAAAGCCATGAAGAAAGACGTGCTGATCAATGATGATGTAGAGAACACCATGGTGGAGAAGCGGGTGCTGTCTCTGGGATGGGACTGTCCCTTCCTAACGCACCTTTACTGCACCTTTCAGACCAAG GAACACTTGTTCTTTGTCATGGAGTATGTGAACGGAGGTGAACTGTACTTCCACAAACAGAAGAAAGAACGCTTAGACCTCAACAGAGCCAC ATTCTATGCAGCTGAAATTGTTTGTGGACTCCAGTTCCTTCATGGAAAGGGCGTCatccacag GGATCTCAAGTTGGACAACGTGCTGCTAGACGGAGAAGGTCATGTAAAGATAACAGATTTTGGCTTGTGTAAAGAGAATGTTTTTGGAGACAATCTTACCAAAACATTCTGTGGGACACCAGAATACACGGCCCCTGAG atcctTCTGGAACAGCAGTATTCCTTCTCAGTGGACTGGTGGTCTTTTGGTGTGCTGGTGTATGGGATGCTGGTTGGTGTGCTTCCATTCGATGGAGATGATAAAGAGGAGCTTTATGAGGCCATCCTTAATGACACACCTGTCTTCCCTCCCTGGATCAATATGGATACCAGAAACATGCTGAAAGGA CTGTTTGAGCGAGACCCTGCTCAAAGACTGGGTGTTGTGAGCAACATTCGAGGTCATTCATTTTTCAAGACCGTTGACTGGACTGctctggagaggagagaaatTGAACCCCCTTATAAGCCAAATGTG acATCACACAACGACTGCAGCAACTTCGACCAGGGGATTTTAAGTGAGGAGCCCCTCCTGTCCCAGTGTGAGGAAGGTTCGCTTGATTCAATGGACCAGACTGCATTTGCTGGCTTTTCCTTCATCAACCCGAGGATGGAGCCTCTCCTGCAGCAGTGA
- the dipk2aa gene encoding divergent protein kinase domain 2Aa, which yields MLRLLSLKFARVYRCGKFLFAAALFVTLLLNTHNLLASFQRNELADRRFLGLNKCPACFGTSWCRKFMNGQVTFETWGRVRLLDFFNVKNVYFAQYGEPREGTRRVVLKRLGSNQELTEIDQKICKRSTGRPRCDLVQGMYKTEFARLNGDVRLLTPEAVEGWSDMVHCPSQRLLDRVVRRYAETKDSGSFLLKNLKDTERMQLLMTLAFNPEPLVLQTFPSDEGWPFAKYLGACGRMVAVNYVGEELWSFYNAPWAKRVDLAKQLMDIAEQLTNNDFDFALYLLDVSFDNFAVGPRDGKVIVVDAENVIVADKRLIKQNKPENYDVWYESRYEDCDKEACLSFSKESLCSRVTVDHNYYAVCQNLLWRGAAWRGTTGGLLHDPPPDVAAEGRLAALLDECARPRKRFGRFQAARELREHLARLVDEASAER from the exons ATGCTGCGTCTCCTTTCGCTGAAGTTCGCCCGCGTCTACCGCTGCGGCAAGTTCCTGTTTGCCGCCGCGCTGTTCGTCACGCTGCTCCTCAACACCCACAACCTTCTCGCCTCCTTCCAGAGGAACGAGCTCGCCGACCGCCGTTTCCTCGGCCTCAACAAGTGCCCGGCCTGCTTCGGCACCAGCTGGTGTCGCAAGTTCATGAACGGCCAGGTGACCTTCGAGACGTGGGGGCGCGTGCGCCTGCTGGACTTCTTCAACGTGAAGAACGTCTACTTCGCCCAGTACGGCGAGCCCAGGGAGGGGACGCGCCGGGTGGTGCTCAAGCGTCTAGGCTCCAACCAGGAGCTCACCGAGATCGACCAGAAGATCTGCAAGAGGTCCACGGGAAGGCCGCGCTGCGATCTCGTCCAGGGCATGTACAAGACCGAGTTCGCCCGGCTCAACGGTGACGTGAGGCTGCTCACGCCCGAAGCGGTAGAGGGATGGTCGGACATGGTGCACTGCCCTTCCCAGAGGCTTCTAGACAGGGTGGTCAGGAGGTACGCGGAGACCAAGGACTCCGGAAGCTTCCTCCTGAAGAACCTCAAGGACACTGAGAGGATGCAGCTGCTGATGACGCTTGCATTCAACCCCGAACCTCTAGTGCTACAG ACGTTCCCCTCAGACGAGGGATGGCCGTTCGCCAAGTACCTGGGTGCCTGTGGTCGGATGGTGGCGGTGAACTACGTGGGCGAGGAGCTGTGGAGCTTCTACAACGCACCGTGGGCGAAGCGCGTGGACCTGGCCAAGCAGCTGATGGACATCGCTGAGCAGCTCACCAACAACGACTTTGACTTCGCCCTCTACCTGCTCGACGTCAGCTTCGACAACTTCGCCGTGGGCCCCCGCGACGGCAAGGTCATCGTCGTGGACGCCGAGAACGTTATCGTGGCAGACAAGAGGCTGATCAAGCAAA ACAAGCCGGAGAACTACGACGTGTGGTACGAGAGCCGCTACGAGGACTGCGATAAGGAGGCGTGCCTCTCCTTCTCCAAGGAGTCCCTCTGCTCGCGGGTCACCGTCGACCACAACTACTACGCCGTCTGCCAGAACCTGTTGTGGCGTGGCGCTGCCTGGCGAGGCACCACGGGCGGCCTGCTCCACGACCCGCCCCCCGACGTGGCCGCCGAGGGCCGCCTCGCCGCCCTGCTGGACGAGTGCGCCCGGCCGCGCAAACGCTTCGGCCGCTTCCAGGCGGCCAGGGAGCTGCGGGAGCACCTGGCGCGGCTGGTGGACGAGGCCAGCGCGGAGAGGTAG